The following proteins are encoded in a genomic region of Hippocampus zosterae strain Florida chromosome 2, ASM2543408v3, whole genome shotgun sequence:
- the letmd1 gene encoding LETM1 domain-containing protein 1 has protein sequence MTRKLCRSDMALSCSRLTNNLSLIRLWSVRTNQIANGLYGQCVCHQSRHYSTSEVRRGIGRYVTSRLQWVNSKYEGFLKRRFPRFYLLYHTFVEGFKLLYRDAKDVSRIKRKMLSDGVKFQDLSYREMEKLRQFRRDMLKGIPLVLISIPPFANYLVFILMYFFPRQVLIPHFWTPRQQVEFRQLYHSIRARQHRLVLLGLQHAGGQVKDSQLRSRLDSLCSQVQNGANPKVSEVLAVRILFSGTPLGMRKLSVGQMRNISPLLFLTPRLPGFLIGRRLTSHALELLQLDRALSKLGPHQLSDSEVRQACYVRGLNSDRLAINQCRVWLYQWLQISSSLKDSDLSLLLHCLVFLSASDPNGIRHP, from the exons ATGACGCGGAAGTTGTGTCGTTCAGACATGGCGCTGTCCTGTTCGAGGCTCACCAACAATTTGTCTTTGATTCGACTGTGGAGTGTCAGAACAAACCAAATTGCCAATGGACTGTACGgacagtgtgtgtgtcaccAGTCCAG ACATTACTCGACTTCCGAGGTCCGACGAGGGATTGGTCGCTATGTGACGTCCAGGCTGCAGTGGGTCAACAGCAAATACGAAGGCTTCCTCAAAAGACGATTTCCACGCTTTTATCTGCTCTACCATACTTTTGTGGAAG GTTTCAAGCTTCTTTACCGAGATGCCAAAGACGTCAGCAGAATCAAAAGAAAGATGCTTAGCGATGGAGTCAAGTTCCAAGATTTGTCCTACAGGGAAATGGAGAAACTCAGACAG TTTCGCCGAGACATGCTGAAAGGCATCCCACTGGTGTTGATTTCCATCCCTCCCTTTGCCAACTACCTGGTTTTCATCTTGAT GTACTTTTTCCCCCGCCAGGTGCTTATCCCACATTTCTGGACTCCGAGGCAGCAGGTGGAGTTTCGCCAGTTGTACCATTCAATTCGGGCGCGACAGCACCGGCTGGTCCTGCTTGGCCTGCAGCATGCCGGCGGCCAGGTGAAAGATTCTCAGCTGCGGAGTCGCCTCGACAGCCTGTGCTCTCAG GTGCAAAATGGAGCAAACCCCAAAGTGTCTGAAGTCCTTGCAGTGCGAATCCTATTTTCGGGGACTCCGCTGGGCATGCGCAAGCTGAGTGTAGGTCAAATG agAAACATAAGCCCCCTGCTCTTCTTGACGCCTCGCCTCCCCGGCTTCCTAATCGGCCGGCGGCTGACCAGTCACGCCTTAGAGCTGCTCCAGCTGGACCGAGCCCTCAGCAAGCTGGGCCCACACCAGCTCAGCGACTCGGAAGTCAGACAG GCCTGCTACGTGAGGGGGCTCAACTCGGATCGTCTCGCCATCAACCAGTGCCGAGTGTGGTTGTACCAGTGGCTTCAGATCTCCTCCTCCCTCAAAG ACTCTGACCTGTCACTCCTCTTGCACTGCCTCGTGTTCCTCTCTGCCAGTGACCCGAATGGTATTCGCCACCCCTAA
- the cd63 gene encoding CD63 antigen, whose product MTLEGGMKCVKFLLFFFNFIFWLCGLALIVVGVLVQVSLHQTVMINDASASGAPIVIIAVGVVIFFISFFGCCGAWKENYCMVTMFSILLSLIILVQIAAAIAGYIYRNKVSDVVQDSLADMITRYSNSSAEFKASVDALQEDLKCCGMNGSSDWRNFRPDGISVPDSCCVNVSANCGIGAMTDSAKVHQEGCRTALEELLKKNILWVIIAALVLAFIEVMGVVFACVLMRGIRSGYEVM is encoded by the exons TTATGCGGCCTGGCCTTGATTGTGGTGGGAGTCCTGGTTCAGGTGTCCTTGCATCAAACCGTCATGATCAATGACGCGTCGGCGTCAGGAGCACCCATCGTCATCATTGCCGTCGGGGTGGTCATTTTCTTCATCTCCTTCTTCGGCTGCTGCGGCGCCTGGAAAGAGAACTACTGCATGGTCACTATG TTTTCCATCCTTCTCTCATTGATCATCCTCGTTCAGATTGCGGCAGCGATCGCCGGTTACATCTACAGAAACAAA GTGTCTGACGTGGTCCAGGACAGTCTGGCGGACATGATCACCAGGTACAGCAACAGCTCGGCTGAATTCAAAGCCAGCGTGGACGCTCTCCAGGAGGAC TTGAAATGCTGTGGCATGAACGGCTCCTCCGACTGGCGAAACTTCCGGCCCGACGGGATCTCGGTGCCCGACTCGTGCTGTGTCAACGTGTCTGCCAATTGCGGCATCGGGGCCATGACCGACTCTGCCAAAGTGCACCAAGAG GGTTGTCGCACTGCGCTTGAGGAGTTACTGAAGAAAAATATCCTGTGGGTGATCATCGCCGCTCTTGTTCTGGCGTTTATCGAG GTCATGGGCGTCgtgtttgcctgcgtgttgaTGCGAGGCATACGGAGCGGCTACGAAGTCATGTGA